A region from the Sandaracinus amylolyticus genome encodes:
- a CDS encoding LysR family transcriptional regulator translates to MKASLLPQLHVFLVVARRRSFADAARELGVSRSAVSQAVRQLEDELRVVLLTRTTRSVSLTDAGRRLVESAEPALTQAVAALADLTKQPGETTGRVRLSVPRSAVPYVVAPLLTTFRARHPRIDVEITVEDRFVDIVADGYDAGVRLTESIERDMVQVRLTGAFRFVVVGAPGYLAQHGTPQRPEDLLQHECITFRSSTTDTLYAWELERGKKHWRVAVRGGVVVSNDAALTSTLAERGFGLAYVAEPAVGEALREGRLQRVLEAYSPTVPGFFLYYPSRAQSSPALRAFVEVAKETARARAST, encoded by the coding sequence ATGAAGGCGAGCCTCCTCCCGCAGCTCCACGTGTTCCTGGTCGTCGCGCGCCGGCGCAGCTTCGCGGATGCGGCACGCGAGCTGGGCGTCTCGCGCTCCGCCGTGAGCCAGGCCGTTCGACAGCTCGAGGACGAGCTGCGCGTCGTGCTGCTGACGCGCACGACGCGCAGCGTCTCGCTCACCGACGCCGGACGCCGTCTCGTCGAGAGCGCAGAGCCCGCGCTGACGCAGGCCGTCGCCGCGCTCGCCGATCTCACGAAACAGCCCGGCGAGACGACCGGGCGCGTGCGACTGAGCGTCCCGCGCTCCGCCGTGCCCTACGTCGTCGCGCCCCTGCTCACGACGTTCCGCGCGCGCCACCCCCGCATCGACGTCGAGATCACGGTCGAGGATCGCTTCGTCGACATCGTCGCGGACGGATACGACGCGGGCGTGCGGCTCACCGAGTCGATCGAGCGCGACATGGTGCAGGTGCGGCTCACGGGCGCGTTCCGCTTCGTGGTCGTCGGTGCGCCCGGGTACCTCGCGCAGCACGGCACGCCGCAGCGCCCCGAGGATCTCCTGCAGCACGAGTGCATCACGTTCCGCTCGTCCACGACGGACACGCTCTACGCGTGGGAGCTCGAGCGCGGCAAGAAGCACTGGCGCGTCGCGGTGCGCGGCGGCGTCGTCGTGAGCAACGACGCCGCGCTCACGTCGACGCTCGCCGAGCGAGGCTTCGGCCTCGCGTACGTCGCCGAGCCGGCGGTCGGCGAGGCGCTGCGCGAAGGGCGGCTGCAGCGCGTGCTCGAGGCGTACTCGCCGACGGTCCCGGGCTTCTTCCTCTACTACCCGAGCCGCGCGCAGAGCTCTCCGGCGCTGCGCGCGTTCGTCGAGGTCGCGAAGGAGACCGCGCGTGCACGCGCGAGCACGTGA
- a CDS encoding aldo/keto reductase: protein MPKRTLGTSGLEVSAIGLGCMGMSWGYGAPGDRAEMIALLRRAVELGVTFFDTAEVYGPLTNEELVGEALAPFRDRVVIATKFGFAPRAPGEARWSELDSRPEHIREVVEGSLRRLKVDVIDLYYQHRVDPSVPIEDVAGAVKTLIEQGKVKHFGLSEAGAQTIRRAHAVQPVAAVQSEHSLWHRRPEQNVLPTLEELGIGFVPFSPLGKGFLTGAMSTETRFATNDFRSQLPRFAPDAMEANQAFVDLLSRVAREKEATSAQIALAWLLAKKPWIVPIPGTTKRARLEENVGAASIALTPDDVARIERAASRIEVQGARYPETLERMTGR, encoded by the coding sequence ATGCCGAAGCGAACGTTGGGAACGAGCGGGCTCGAGGTGTCGGCGATCGGCCTCGGGTGCATGGGGATGAGCTGGGGCTACGGCGCGCCCGGCGATCGCGCCGAGATGATCGCGCTGCTGCGAAGGGCGGTGGAGCTCGGCGTCACGTTCTTCGACACGGCCGAGGTGTATGGCCCGCTGACGAACGAGGAGCTCGTCGGCGAGGCGCTCGCGCCGTTCCGCGATCGTGTGGTGATCGCGACGAAGTTCGGGTTCGCGCCGCGCGCGCCCGGCGAAGCGAGGTGGTCGGAGCTCGACAGCCGCCCCGAGCACATCCGCGAGGTCGTCGAGGGCTCGCTGCGAAGACTGAAGGTCGACGTGATCGATCTCTACTACCAGCACCGCGTCGATCCGAGCGTGCCGATCGAAGACGTCGCGGGCGCGGTGAAGACGCTGATCGAGCAGGGCAAGGTGAAGCACTTCGGCCTGTCCGAGGCCGGCGCGCAGACGATCCGGCGCGCGCACGCGGTGCAGCCGGTCGCGGCCGTGCAGAGCGAGCACTCGCTCTGGCACCGTCGGCCCGAGCAGAACGTGCTGCCGACGCTCGAGGAGCTCGGGATCGGGTTCGTCCCGTTCAGCCCGCTGGGGAAGGGGTTCCTCACCGGCGCGATGAGCACGGAGACGCGCTTCGCGACGAACGACTTCCGGAGCCAGCTCCCGCGCTTCGCGCCCGACGCGATGGAGGCGAACCAGGCGTTCGTGGATCTGCTCTCGCGCGTCGCGCGCGAGAAGGAAGCGACGTCGGCGCAGATCGCGCTCGCGTGGCTGCTCGCGAAGAAGCCGTGGATCGTGCCGATCCCCGGCACGACGAAGCGCGCGCGGCTCGAGGAGAACGTGGGCGCGGCGAGCATCGCGCTGACGCCCGACGACGTCGCGCGGATCGAGCGCGCTGCGTCGCGCATCGAGGTGCAGGGCGCGCGTTATCCCGAAACGCTCGAGCGCATGACCGGGCGCTGA
- a CDS encoding ArnT family glycosyltransferase yields the protein MADRSPPRASKRALATVVALGALLSIPNLFVGPLHDDLVHQLVLEGMFDLPDDPLGLYEFTHGEASNREMIARGWLHWWTDPQLTLRFFRPLSSALLAIDHALFGRAAFPSHLHSLLWGVLLFATAAALMRRCLDARTAVIASLVYAVAGAHVMTLAWPASRHTMVSAALGGLALVLHLRWREDRRPVAAIGAPFALALSLLASETGLAAAIYVLTYEAMVATGSPRDRARAALPTLVVCGAYVAFYVLAGYGAHHSGTYTSPFREPLSFALVASARVPALLAEAIGAVSTFAYSTDPTSRVILVTWGLVSIAGSFGLLAVVRRSGDADGYRRLRWLFVACVTSLVPMVAGLIGPRMLPMGLFGASAMVGSAITVAWRASRERRGAARHALAGLAIAIAIAHVGLGSLVRLTVPFAFAAVAEAERRLATEGESGGCTSSGLVYLINGADAVLSVYAAPSIAYYSPQAVGPDARFRVLASAPHDLQVERTGERTMTVASAVRPRGENIFEQVFRSHEHPLREGDTVVAEEMTIRVLEMDPEGPASFEVELDRSLDDERVCLIVWRDGALRRIAPPGVGESLTVAHEPGPMGM from the coding sequence GTGGCCGACCGAAGTCCTCCGCGCGCCTCGAAGCGCGCCCTCGCGACCGTCGTCGCCCTCGGGGCGCTGCTGTCGATCCCGAACCTCTTCGTGGGTCCGCTGCACGACGATCTGGTCCACCAGCTCGTGCTCGAGGGCATGTTCGATCTCCCCGACGACCCGCTGGGGCTCTACGAGTTCACCCACGGCGAGGCCTCGAACCGCGAGATGATCGCGCGCGGCTGGCTGCACTGGTGGACCGATCCCCAGCTCACGCTGCGCTTCTTCCGACCGCTCTCGAGCGCGCTGCTCGCGATCGATCACGCGCTCTTCGGGCGCGCGGCGTTCCCCTCGCACCTGCACTCGCTCCTCTGGGGCGTGCTGCTCTTCGCCACCGCGGCCGCGCTGATGCGCCGCTGCCTCGACGCACGCACCGCGGTGATCGCGTCGCTCGTCTACGCGGTCGCGGGCGCGCACGTGATGACGCTCGCGTGGCCTGCATCGCGCCACACGATGGTCTCGGCCGCGCTCGGCGGGCTCGCGCTCGTCCTCCACCTGCGATGGCGCGAGGATCGCCGCCCCGTCGCGGCGATCGGCGCACCGTTCGCGCTCGCGCTCTCCCTGCTCGCGAGCGAGACCGGGCTCGCCGCCGCGATCTACGTGCTCACCTACGAAGCGATGGTCGCGACCGGCTCGCCGCGCGATCGCGCGCGCGCCGCGCTGCCGACGCTCGTGGTGTGCGGGGCGTACGTCGCGTTCTACGTGCTCGCAGGCTACGGCGCGCACCACAGCGGCACGTACACCTCGCCGTTCCGCGAGCCGCTCTCGTTCGCGCTGGTCGCGTCGGCGCGGGTGCCCGCGCTGCTCGCCGAGGCGATCGGTGCGGTCTCGACCTTCGCCTACTCCACCGATCCGACGTCGCGCGTGATCCTCGTGACGTGGGGCCTGGTCTCGATCGCCGGCAGCTTCGGGCTGCTCGCGGTGGTGCGGCGGAGCGGCGATGCCGACGGATACCGGCGCCTGCGCTGGCTCTTCGTCGCGTGCGTGACGTCGCTGGTGCCGATGGTCGCGGGCCTGATCGGGCCGCGTATGTTGCCGATGGGCCTCTTCGGCGCGTCGGCGATGGTCGGCTCGGCGATCACCGTCGCATGGCGCGCGTCGCGCGAGCGGCGAGGTGCGGCGCGTCACGCGCTCGCAGGGCTCGCGATCGCGATCGCGATCGCGCACGTCGGGCTCGGGTCGCTCGTGCGGCTGACCGTTCCCTTCGCGTTCGCCGCGGTGGCAGAGGCCGAGCGCAGGCTCGCGACCGAGGGCGAGTCGGGCGGCTGCACGAGCTCGGGCCTCGTCTATCTGATCAACGGCGCCGACGCCGTGCTCTCGGTCTACGCCGCGCCGAGCATCGCGTACTACTCGCCGCAGGCGGTCGGCCCCGACGCGCGCTTCCGCGTGCTCGCGTCCGCGCCCCACGATCTCCAGGTCGAGCGAACGGGCGAGCGCACGATGACGGTCGCGTCCGCGGTGCGCCCGCGCGGCGAGAACATCTTCGAGCAGGTCTTCCGCAGCCACGAGCATCCGCTGCGCGAGGGCGACACCGTCGTGGCCGAGGAGATGACGATTCGCGTGCTCGAGATGGATCCCGAGGGCCCGGCGAGCTTCGAGGTCGAGCTCGATCGCTCGCTCGACGACGAGCGTGTGTGTCTGATCGTCTGGCGCGACGGAGCGCTGAGGCGCATCGCGCCGCCGGGCGTCGGCGAGTCGCTCACCGTCGCGCACGAGCCCGGCCCGATGGGGATGTAG